One Salvia splendens isolate huo1 chromosome 1, SspV2, whole genome shotgun sequence genomic window, AAATCTTACTACAtccgttccataatagatgTTGAATTTTACAAGAGTCCGTTTTATCAACCCATGAATTTTGCAAAGGGTTCATTTAGTACacgaaattggaattgaattgaaattaGAATTATATGTTGTTGATAGGGGTGCTTAAACGGTTCTCCGGTACTCGATtaatcggaaccggaaccgaccgGTTAACTGAGGAATAGGGAACCGGAGAATCGGTTTCGCTACCGGTACCGGttccatttaaaaaaaagggCTTCAAACCGGAACCAGATTacaattcaattttaaattttttataaattaatatactaataaacCCAACTTAGTTGAATTAATATTGAATTGAAACATAATAATTTCAAACACTTAGTGACTTAGATTTAAACCGTGTTCAATTTGGGATCTATGTTCtctgaagtatttaaattatttataccgTGATGCTTTGAGTCTACAATTATTTCCTCAATCCAATTTTGATAAACTAACTACTATGAGTATGACTTCATGAGTTCGTTTTTCATATCCAAAGAGCTTATACATGTTCAAGATCATTTAAGAGAAATATGACTTTACAACAAATTTGATGTAATAATTCATTTAACATACGATATTAACTTGTTTGTGAATAATTTATTCATTGTTCTGTCTTAGGAAAAACATCACAAGAAGATCAATTAGTATTGAAAATCTCATTGAATATTTGTTTAGCCAAAAAAAAGGGTAAAATGAAATTCATTGTGGAACTcctttttgtaaaaaaaatattgctaaattttagaatatttttttaaaaaaataattgtcaACATAAACTAGCCCTACCTACTATTTGTTAATTCGTTTGATGATATATTACGAAATAGAACTACACTTGACATCACTCTTACCCATCAATTAACGACATGAATATTGTTGTACTATTGGTTGTCATTTGAATTTTTAGGTATTACTCCTCCATCCTTAAAATATAGACAAACTTgtaatgacacgagttttaatgtgcaattggtaaagtaagagaaagatgagaaaaaatagtggaaagagtgttagtggattgtcaAGCCCACATTATAAATGATGTGtatgattattatttgttgaaaactttATATATTTAGACTTGGTCTAATTTTGGGAACGACACAAAATGgtaaactagtctattttttttatgacgGAGGGATTATTTGTTAATATATTTCTAGATGatggatttttatttttttgatattgaattatttaaaattacaaataaattctgattaaaattacaaaatgatTCCGGTTCTAGGAtgtatgaaaatttaaaattggatAATCGATCAACCGGTCCGattagaaccggaaccggtcaAATAAGCGACTTAGTTGttgaattctaattcaattctaaattctatatttggtaaaataaagtaattgaCATAAAACTGAATTTAAACAAATTGTGCACACAcagtatacaacatacacatACAACTCgtacacaatacacatattgcacacaatatacactgagcatacacacaatacacacactgctcGCACATAAAACATTTACTCCaagcacacaatacacattgcACAGAAACAACGTACTACACAATgcatcacacacacacaaacacaatacacacactcatTGAATACATGCACACACACATAGTGTACGCACACACGCACAATAATCATATACTAGGATTTAGCATGTAGTGCTTTTGAATTATAAATTTCTAAGGTTTGGtatatagtttatttttaattattcaaatattgAGATAAAGTTGTGTATGTATTACAAGATTATGGAGATAGAATATGTTTCTGTCCTGTTATATTGGGATGGAAGAATAGTACAAATTGGTGGAATTGGTTTGTCTTATAAGCCACCTGTGGCAAATGCATACCTTGTGTTGGATAAGTTTGTTCCATACAATGAGTTGGTTAACAGAATATGTGATTCTATTGGAATCAATGTTATTGAGCATATGATTATGTTAATGAGTATATGATTACTTTTACAGGAAGCGTGCAATTCAAGTGGCTAATGGATATAACTTTGTGGGCATTCGACTTTGCGATGCATATACGAGGGATATGTTTGCAGCAACTATTCAATCGGGTCAAATTGAGTTATTTGTTGACTATCAAGCTAAGTTAGCACAATAACGCACTCCACAGACTGTTATTGTCTATCAATCAAGAAAGCCACAACGGCAAGATCAAGATACTGTACCATATGATGATGGGCCATCTGGACATAGTGAAGTTAGTCAATAGCCGACTAATTTTGGAGATGTTGGGCCTGATTTTGGAGATGGTGGGCCTATGATTGAGCATGGTGGACTATCTCCACAGAATGATGTTAGTGACGATTCTGAATTTGATGACTTTATGCCAGAAAAATCAACAACCCCACCTGAATTGAGTGAAGAATCAGAAGCAACCCAAGATGCATCTGATGGTGAGACATTTGATGTGACttgatagggctcgttacaagcacggttttataggggtttattacactaacatggTTGATAATGTGCGAAAAAGTAGTGAATTTAAGTATGCAGGGGCTAAAAAGCGTTGAGGCGGCAGAGTGCAGAaataacttgatcaactcggaaAAGAAGCGAAAAATGGACAGAACCGAAGGCAAGTTGATCAGTTGCGGACAAGCAATGGAGCCTGCCTAGCcagcaagttgatcaagtgCAGTTCACCACAGAAAATGATGAgtcagaggagagagaaaagaaaattcTATCTCAAGGCCATTAATGTCAAGACAGGATGAGcttaccctagggatttgggcccAATGCCATCCTATAAATAGTGGAGAGAGTGCACACAAAAGGGAGTTCACCATCATCAGTTTTAGTCACCTCATTTTCACACTTTACATTCGTAGCATGGAGCAAGGAAGTTAGCAGCTGCCGAAGTTGTCGTTCTACCTCTACtttcatctcttcttcctcatcaagGAAGGAGGGACCTGGATCTGCAAGAAGTTTCTCATCGTTTGTGTTTTCCTTACGCCCCGATGGGTCAAAACAATTGCTACTctgtttttagtttgtttttccCTACgcttagttgtttttttatgttttttctcttagttgctactctagttatttcctttttgttgATCAATCTTTAAATCTTTGTTTTTGGATTTTGTTTTAGTTGTGTTTATCGAAGatcgtttatgaaatggagGTTTTTAATGCAAGTTGTTTTAGATCTGATGTTCTCTGATTTAATTGCTTTCGTTTAGTTGTAGTTAGATCTGAGTTTTTAGTTCGTCAACTTGCATGAGAATAGGGTAGATACTATAGATCTGTTTTCTTTACGTCCAATTTACATAGATCTATGCTTGATTTGTCTGATTTGCATTTTCATCTTTGTCGCTGTGTTTAGATCTGTCGTAGGTGTTTTTCATTTTGTTgcttagcgaagaagaaggtCGTAGTTTGTCAAAATAGCAGTTCCTGTCACCTTTTCATTGTTTACAGCTTTTTAGTAGTGCACATATTTGTGTCAGTGGTCCCGAGTTACTTTTACTTTTCCATCTTTAGTTTAGTTGATCGATTCAGCATGTTTCTTAGTTTTGAGTTAGCCTAGTTTAGTTGAACCACTTAGTTagtgagttgatcagtttagtatTTAGTCCAGTTCTTAACCCACTAGAAAGCGTGGCTGCAGCCAACCTCCCAATGTCCCAAACACAACTCAACTCGCCTCTGTCCCTGaaggattcgacccttacttccctttattagtctatagtattgtgggttaaggtcttgaaggTCCTAAGTCTCTACGTTTGCATACCAACGACCAGATAGTAGCCAGCTTGATCCATTGTCTGTCTAGCCTGATCAAGTGTGTGAACTCTATGTGCTTTATTTGATTTGCATTGTGAACTCTAAGTTCAATTTAGCGACTTTCAAATGttgccgttgccggggatgaatggcgttatatGTGCATGTGTTTGATATACTTggtgtacatatttttaattcttttattttctttttcagtttatgaACCGAGGCCTGAACTTTGTGCGCTGAAATAAAGCAACTAATTGGAGAGATATAGAATCAAATTGGAGGATCAGAGAAGTAGCCAACCCGATCATCACTAGATCTGGATTGAacacggggggggggggggcaatCAAATACAAGCTCAGAAGGAGAGGAAGATCAGAACCTGTTTGCTGAGCCAAAGGAGGAGACTGTTATAGAGGAAAGACCAGCCAGAATGGCCGCACTAGTAGATAACGACCTTGAGATCGGTTCTCTCAACGCTCACTTGCCTGGTGAGCCAGCTTAGGCAATAATGGTGACTCAAGGGAAAGCGAATATAGAAGTGAAGAACAACATACTGGCCGTCATGCCCCACTGCTATGGAAGAAAAATCGAGAGCCCATATGAGTTCCTACACGATTTCTGCAAAATATGTGGAATTTAGAAACGTCCAGCTGGATAAACTGAGGACTGGATACACTGAGGATGACTACAGACTTAGGGTGATCCCTTTTGCTTTAAAAGGAGAAGCCGATACTTGGTTCATGAGGCTACCTCCCAACTCCATCAGAACTTGGGCAGATTTCAGATCCCAGTTTttggattactttttcccttccaCAAGGACCAATGCTCTGAAAAAGGAAATTCAAGGAGCCCATCAGGATTGCGATGAGACTCCGAGTCAGTATTGGAGTGGGTTTAAGGGGATGTTGGATGCCTGCCCAAACAACCACATGGTGGAGGCagaaattttcaacaattttgATAAAGGCATGACACCCGTGAGcaaggatctgatgaattcctcAAGTGGCGGTGATTTCTCAAAGTTAAAGGTGAGTGAAGCAAAGATGGTGTTGGAATCAGAATAGTAACTGGAATCCTTGGAAAATTAAGGATGCTCAATGGAGGGATCACCCCAATTTCAGGTAGATCCGAACACAGCCCAACAACCACCACTGTCGATTACCTACCAACAACCTCCAGCAGTGAGTTATCAGCAGCCACCAGCCATTAGTTATCCACCACAGTCAGAAGGGCAACCCCAGTGGTAAAACCGCAACCACGATGGGCAGAACAACTGGAACAATAACAGGGGACACGAGAACCAACCTAATTAGCCGAACCGGAATCAAAACAATCAAATGGTTTCCTATATTCCACCGCATCAGAGAGGATACGAAAACAATAACCAGAACACTCAGTACTACAGCATGGCAATCAAGGGTCACATGAGAACTTCCACCAAGGACAGGGGTCCACGTCAAGTCACCCATTGGGAGTAAATCCGAGCTAACCAAATTCCAAATTGCCTAGGCACATTGATGATGTAGTAGGGGATTTGATGAATTCTCAGCAACACATTCAGGGAAATATGCAAGACAATAATGATCTAGTGCATAAGATACATGATGCCCAGCAAGAGCAGAAAGCGGCTATGGATATGCTAACTAAGAAGCTCTCCCAGATGGACACAACTTTGAATAAGATACGTGGACATGATGGTCGGATCCCTGCTACTGTCAAAATGCCTGACCGAGCCAACATTAGCAAAATCACTCTGAGCTCAGGTAAAGATTATGCTGAACCCTTGGGAAGAACAGATGAGGGGGATAGTAGAGAGAACAGTGAGGGAACTCTTTTAAAGGAGGCAAGAGGAACAAGCAATGCAGTCAAGCGCCTGAAACCTTACCCATACAGGGGAGAGCCCAAAAGGCAGAAGGAGGACCCTACCgatttcatggatatttttggcAAGCTTGAGATCAACTGCCTTTTCTACAAACACTGAAACTACCTCCGTTCAGTAGGTTTATCAAGGACTTCATAGCTGGAAAAGCTAAGGCCGATGGGAAGATTGTGATTGGAGAAAGTGTGTCTGTTGTAATCCAGAAGAGGAGACTTCATTCCAAGAGGACTGATCCCGGGATGTTTACCCTACCCATCATTATTGGAGATgttaaaattgagcatgctatgtgtgatatGGGGGCTTCTATTAATGTGCTACCCTTCTCAGTTTACAAGAGGTTAACTGGAGTCAGCCTGGTAGATACAAAGGTTTTCATTCAACTGGCGGACAGATCATGCATTAGTCCTGAAGGAGTACTGGAGAATGTAATAGTAAGGGTCCATGATTTCCTTTACCCTGCAGATTTTCATGTGATCCGTATGAATGAGTTTGAAGCTGGTGAGTCTAGTGGAGTATTGTTGGGGAGGCCATTTGTACGAACGACCAAAACTATAATCGATGTGAGCGATGGCACAATCTGCTTAGATTAccatgggga contains:
- the LOC121745894 gene encoding uncharacterized protein LOC121745894; this encodes MEEKSRAHMSSYTISAKYVEFRNVQLDKLRTGYTEDDYRLRVIPFALKGEADTWFMRLPPNSIRTWADFRSQFLDYFFPSTRTNALKKEIQGAHQDCDETPSQYWSGFKGMLDACPNNHMVEAEIFNNFDKGMTPVSKDLMNSSSGGDFSKLKVDPNTAQQPPLSITYQQPPAVSYQQPPAISYPPQSEGQPQWHIDDVVGDLMNSQQHIQGNMQDNNDLVHKIHDAQQEQKAAMDMLTKKLSQMDTTLNKIRGHDGRIPATVKMPDRANISKITLSSGKDYAEPLGRTDEGDSRENSEGTLLKEARGTSNAVKRLKPYPYRGEPKRFIKDFIAGKAKADGKIVIGESVSVVIQKRRLHSKRTDPGMFTLPIIIGDVKIEHAMCDMGASINVLPFSVYKRLTGVSLVDTKVFIQLADRSCISPEGVLENVIVRVHDFLYPADFHVIRMNEFEAGESSGVLLGRPFVRTTKTIIDVSDGTICLDYHGEKFTFNIDEAMGKPLDTENNIP